One Dialister invisus DSM 15470 genomic region harbors:
- the ftsE gene encoding cell division ATP-binding protein FtsE, which yields MITFENVSLQYDARHTALRDINIQIGKGEFVFVVGPSGAGKSTFVRIITHELVPEQGTVFVNGLKINDLKQSKVPYYRRTLGIVFQDFRLLTEKTVFENIAFVLRVTGAKSAEIREKVNRVLDLVGLKGRANELPTKLSGGEQQRVAIARALVNQPVLLIADEPTGNLDPVTSEDIMKLFNEINHMGTTIIMVTHNKELVNSMHKRVVSIEEGHIISDVKKGGYDLHV from the coding sequence ATGATTACTTTTGAAAATGTATCCTTGCAATATGATGCCAGACATACGGCGCTTCGTGATATAAATATACAAATCGGTAAAGGTGAATTTGTTTTTGTTGTTGGGCCAAGCGGTGCAGGGAAATCTACTTTTGTTCGAATTATTACTCACGAACTTGTTCCGGAACAAGGTACGGTGTTTGTTAATGGATTAAAAATCAATGACTTAAAACAAAGTAAAGTCCCTTATTATCGTCGTACTTTGGGAATTGTTTTCCAGGATTTCCGACTCTTAACGGAAAAAACTGTTTTTGAAAATATTGCTTTTGTTTTGCGGGTTACCGGAGCTAAAAGTGCGGAGATCCGTGAAAAGGTAAATCGTGTACTTGATCTGGTCGGTCTTAAAGGCCGAGCAAATGAACTGCCCACCAAACTGTCCGGAGGAGAGCAGCAGCGAGTTGCCATTGCAAGAGCTCTTGTCAATCAACCCGTACTTTTAATTGCCGATGAACCTACGGGGAATCTTGACCCTGTAACTTCTGAGGATATTATGAAGCTTTTTAATGAGATTAACCATATGGGGACAACTATTATCATGGTTACGCATAATAAAGAGCTGGTTAATTCCATGCATAAACGCGTTGTCAGCATAGAAGAAGGACATATAATAAGTGACGTAAAAAAAGGAGGTTATGATCTCCATGTTTAG
- a CDS encoding transketolase has product MNQLTMKEIKFLNEKAKNIRIDILKSITKANSGHTGGSLSIADLLTLLFFHEMNINPANPKMENRDRLVISKGHGAPALYAALAEKGYFPKEEMDFLRQINHMLQGHPDMKHTPGVDMTTGSLGQGFSAACGMALAAKMDHADWRVYTILGDGELEEGQIWEAAMYAAHYKLDHLTAFIDNNGLQIDGAITDVMSSLPIDKKFSAFGWHVITVNGHNMAELHNAIEEARNIKGKPTMIIMKTVKGKGIPEIEGKASWHGKAPSSEECERFVKMLEAE; this is encoded by the coding sequence ATGAATCAACTAACCATGAAAGAAATAAAGTTTCTTAATGAAAAAGCAAAAAATATCAGAATCGACATTTTAAAGTCCATTACAAAGGCAAATTCTGGGCATACCGGCGGCTCTCTTTCTATTGCGGATCTACTGACATTACTTTTTTTTCATGAGATGAATATCAATCCGGCAAATCCCAAGATGGAAAATCGAGACCGTCTGGTCATATCCAAAGGACATGGTGCTCCGGCATTGTATGCTGCTTTAGCGGAGAAAGGATATTTTCCTAAAGAAGAAATGGATTTTTTGCGGCAGATTAATCATATGCTGCAGGGACACCCCGATATGAAACATACCCCTGGTGTGGATATGACAACCGGATCATTGGGACAGGGATTTAGCGCTGCTTGCGGAATGGCACTGGCTGCCAAAATGGATCATGCGGATTGGCGTGTTTATACTATATTGGGAGATGGTGAGCTTGAAGAGGGGCAAATTTGGGAGGCGGCGATGTATGCGGCTCATTACAAATTAGATCATCTGACCGCTTTTATCGATAATAATGGATTACAGATTGATGGAGCTATCACGGATGTAATGTCATCACTTCCCATTGATAAGAAATTCAGTGCTTTTGGATGGCATGTTATTACTGTGAACGGGCATAATATGGCTGAGCTCCATAACGCAATTGAAGAAGCAAGAAATATTAAAGGAAAACCCACAATGATAATTATGAAAACAGTTAAAGGAAAGGGGATTCCCGAAATAGAAGGGAAAGCATCCTGGCATGGAAAAGCACCTTCAAGTGAAGAATGTGAGCGTTTTGTGAAAATGCTGGAGGCGGAATAA
- a CDS encoding S41 family peptidase — protein MNKILFWLGSVILTAILLVLGSLYMFTDSPSSLMKFLFTYQAVKENYFHEVTDDVLFEGASNGMVSALDDPHSMILSGDKYESFMQSTSGEYGGIGVVIGADRKNVTRIISVFPGSSAEKNGLQSGDIIKRVNDEDVSALSLSEVSDRVRGEAGTRVSLLVERENEEKLFWVERSNVSMPTVQSRLIDKNIGYIHIFSFAKHTDEEFEKQLASVKAQGADRLIIDLRMNPGGLVDTVISIMNQILTKGRVLSYHTRNGDDRTFDITGIETPLPMVILIDRNSASASEILAGAVQDKKEGIIIGETSYGKGTVQSVIQNGNKSALKISIAEYRTAAGRIIDKTGITPDIAIKQTGHVFKQEDDNVLKKAIEVLSQ, from the coding sequence ATGAATAAGATTCTGTTTTGGCTTGGATCTGTCATACTCACTGCTATATTGCTTGTTTTGGGCAGCTTGTACATGTTTACAGACTCTCCTTCTTCATTGATGAAATTTCTATTTACATATCAGGCTGTTAAAGAAAATTATTTTCATGAAGTAACTGATGACGTGCTTTTTGAAGGAGCTTCAAACGGGATGGTTTCCGCTCTGGATGATCCTCATTCAATGATTCTTAGCGGGGATAAATATGAAAGTTTCATGCAATCTACCAGTGGCGAATATGGTGGAATCGGTGTAGTTATAGGTGCCGATCGGAAGAATGTTACCCGGATTATTTCTGTGTTTCCCGGTAGCAGTGCGGAAAAAAATGGTTTACAGTCCGGAGATATTATTAAGCGGGTAAATGATGAAGATGTTTCAGCACTAAGTTTATCGGAAGTTTCTGACCGGGTCCGCGGAGAAGCGGGAACGAGAGTATCCCTTCTGGTTGAGCGTGAAAATGAAGAAAAATTATTTTGGGTTGAACGCTCAAATGTTTCCATGCCAACAGTGCAAAGCCGTCTTATAGATAAAAACATAGGCTATATTCATATCTTTTCATTTGCAAAACATACAGATGAAGAATTTGAAAAGCAATTGGCAAGCGTAAAGGCGCAGGGAGCTGATCGGTTAATTATCGATCTTCGGATGAATCCGGGCGGATTGGTTGATACGGTGATATCCATCATGAATCAGATATTAACCAAGGGCAGAGTTCTCAGCTACCACACCAGAAATGGCGATGACAGAACCTTTGATATCACCGGTATAGAAACTCCGCTACCGATGGTAATTTTGATTGATAGAAACAGTGCCAGTGCCTCTGAAATCTTGGCTGGTGCAGTGCAAGATAAAAAAGAAGGAATTATCATTGGTGAAACGAGTTATGGCAAAGGAACCGTACAATCCGTTATCCAAAATGGGAATAAGTCAGCGTTGAAAATTTCTATTGCAGAATATCGCACAGCTGCCGGGCGGATTATTGATAAAACAGGCATCACCCCTGATATTGCCATAAAGCAGACCGGACATGTTTTTAAGCAAGAAGATGACAACGTTCTTAAAAAAGCAATAGAAGTTTTATCTCAATAA
- a CDS encoding murein hydrolase activator EnvC family protein: MKYNRCMSAALISAILFGAVTPVAADELNDKLQNLQDQIDESRAKQQSWQEVINEIAGKLRTIQIELDEANRKLKAIQAEQSAVNLQIKQTEEEIKKAEAYLKQRQEILNKRVRSIYMYGQLSYLEVITGAKSFSDFANRLELLKRIIHSDFNLIIEIQKQKAVIEAKKAELEEQKARLDALAAEAQKAQDEVVAKKAQQQKIMDEARSEKEAAAQMEADLIAESNNVREMIQNRIRQQQSGGIDTPVVHGTGVFIWPCNGPITSPFGYRTHPIFGTTIYHAGIDIGVDYGTPIHAADGGTVIAAEWYGGYGNAVIIDHGNGLQSLYGHNSSLTVSVGETVSQGQIIAYAGSTGYSTGPHCHFEVRQNGEAVDPMGYL; the protein is encoded by the coding sequence ATGAAATATAATCGTTGTATGTCGGCAGCTTTAATTTCTGCAATACTTTTTGGAGCTGTCACGCCTGTTGCTGCTGATGAGTTGAATGACAAACTCCAGAATTTACAAGATCAAATAGATGAATCTCGTGCCAAGCAGCAAAGCTGGCAGGAGGTCATCAATGAAATAGCAGGGAAACTTCGTACTATACAAATAGAATTGGATGAAGCAAATCGAAAACTCAAAGCCATTCAGGCAGAACAGTCAGCCGTCAATTTACAGATAAAACAAACGGAAGAAGAGATTAAAAAAGCGGAAGCTTACCTGAAACAGCGCCAGGAAATTCTAAATAAGCGTGTACGGTCTATCTATATGTATGGACAATTAAGTTACCTTGAGGTAATTACCGGGGCAAAAAGTTTCAGTGATTTTGCGAACAGACTTGAACTTTTAAAACGGATCATTCATTCGGATTTTAACCTTATTATCGAAATACAGAAACAAAAAGCAGTAATCGAAGCGAAAAAAGCTGAACTTGAAGAACAGAAAGCCCGTTTGGATGCATTGGCGGCGGAAGCACAAAAGGCTCAAGATGAAGTTGTTGCAAAAAAAGCACAGCAGCAAAAAATCATGGATGAGGCAAGAAGTGAAAAAGAAGCTGCAGCACAAATGGAGGCAGATTTGATTGCTGAAAGTAATAATGTCCGTGAAATGATTCAAAACAGAATCAGGCAGCAGCAATCCGGTGGTATAGATACTCCTGTTGTACATGGAACGGGCGTCTTTATCTGGCCTTGTAATGGTCCGATTACCTCACCATTCGGATATAGGACGCATCCTATTTTCGGAACAACTATTTACCATGCCGGAATTGATATCGGTGTAGATTATGGAACACCAATCCATGCAGCAGATGGTGGTACGGTCATAGCGGCAGAATGGTATGGTGGATATGGTAATGCGGTTATTATTGATCATGGAAATGGATTGCAGAGCTTGTATGGGCATAATAGTTCATTAACCGTATCTGTCGGTGAAACAGTTTCACAAGGGCAGATTATCGCTTATGCCGGATCCACAGGCTATTCCACAGGGCCTCATTGCCATTTTGAGGTTCGTCAAAATGGTGAGGCAGTTGATCCCATGGGTTATTTATAA
- the prfB gene encoding peptide chain release factor 2 (programmed frameshift), which produces MLEDLKKTLTELLEHEKEIRDSLDLPQLEEKIRSYDVEMSDPSFWENGDHAKEISQKATEAKAAYDTYTRLFARAESIKELLDMAIEENDQDMEGELEEEINELKDILDKKEIELLLNDEYDANDAIITFHAGAGGTEAQDWTEMLIRMYIKWAESEGFVLEELNMLPGDEAGVKSAEYMVRGKFAYGLLKSEKGVHRLVRISPFDAAKRRHTSFSAVDVMPEIGDDIEIDLNMADVRVDYYRASGAGGQHINKTSSAVRMTHIPTGIVAACQNERSQFQNKEQCLRLLKAKLFELEMQKREQVKKGIEGEQQAIEWGSQIRSYVFQPYTLVKDNRTGIETGNIQSVMDGGLNPFIEGFLKHKKFNNA; this is translated from the exons ATGTTGGAAGATTTGAAAAAAACATTGACAGAACTGCTTGAACATGAAAAAGAAATAAGGGATTCACTT GACTTACCTCAATTAGAGGAGAAAATTAGAAGTTATGATGTAGAAATGAGTGATCCGTCTTTTTGGGAAAACGGAGACCATGCGAAAGAAATATCTCAAAAAGCTACTGAAGCAAAAGCTGCTTATGACACGTATACCCGCCTTTTTGCACGTGCAGAGAGCATAAAAGAATTACTCGATATGGCCATTGAAGAAAATGACCAGGACATGGAAGGTGAACTGGAAGAAGAGATCAATGAGCTAAAAGATATATTAGACAAGAAGGAAATAGAACTGCTCCTAAACGATGAGTACGATGCGAATGATGCAATTATTACTTTTCATGCCGGGGCAGGTGGCACGGAAGCACAGGACTGGACTGAAATGCTGATCCGCATGTACATTAAATGGGCGGAGTCGGAGGGGTTTGTGCTGGAAGAATTGAACATGCTTCCCGGAGATGAAGCGGGTGTCAAAAGTGCAGAGTATATGGTTCGCGGGAAATTTGCCTATGGTTTATTGAAATCCGAGAAAGGCGTTCACCGCTTAGTTCGTATTTCTCCTTTTGACGCGGCAAAGCGGAGGCATACCTCTTTTTCTGCGGTTGATGTAATGCCTGAAATTGGTGACGATATAGAAATTGATTTGAATATGGCTGATGTACGTGTTGATTACTATCGTGCAAGCGGTGCAGGCGGTCAGCATATCAATAAAACAAGTTCTGCAGTGCGAATGACACATATTCCCACGGGAATTGTTGCAGCCTGTCAAAATGAACGTTCCCAGTTTCAAAATAAAGAACAGTGCCTGCGTTTGCTGAAAGCAAAATTGTTTGAACTGGAAATGCAGAAACGCGAACAGGTAAAAAAGGGGATTGAAGGTGAACAGCAGGCCATTGAATGGGGAAGTCAAATACGTTCTTATGTATTCCAGCCGTATACATTGGTGAAGGATAATCGTACCGGTATCGAAACGGGAAACATTCAATCAGTTATGGATGGAGGATTAAACCCATTCATTGAGGGATTCTTGAAGCATAAGAAGTTTAATAATGCGTAG
- a CDS encoding DUF5693 family protein, protein MIKTYPHNIFKILAAIILLGVIAAGYISWQRYNVEAHATTVEMVYDYNNILESASVESTSADELFSLYKRSGITSLAVYDETPKKLADHGYIAVYHGSELILHMSNPLIRGNRIYIASTNTSEGIEYFDELKGQLKRLLRKDDFHIIHLNNEELLEINANYERFLNMPLGIFKTTVKKVEQTGLYIVLRPMSVPHATREDIDQFFSVVDSSGKISAILFQGKEALGYPAQLEYLLGGLKERHLPVVLIEAQNQLGFERQDGTLTLSNKDGYNTVRLYAMSKDELIKLDPKEAASRFYVSTIERNVRMNLFPSYKFAANGETLSETNARYIHDVTNRLEKHGFNIGKASVMEPYFPSRILRAASIAGAASLCVVAILLIVPFLVKYAWPIEVIVFLFTQTLYWTGYEAILRQALALGCAVGTPVIVMSLFMDYCVQKKQSAFKNIGWGHLFIEAVLLLWGCGILSLIGAIYISGILSDIRFFLEMNIFRGVKLTFILPLICVSLIYIQRFPFFGKVVVTDKDFIGFVKKFCQIDIKLGVLALISLLGIIGFIFIGRSGNNGAPVPSFEISLRRFLEDIMYARPREKEFLFGHPAILASLAALYHRWPQILHYFLVIAITIGQGSMVETFAHMRSPFILSLIRGIDGLVAGTAVMIIVLAGLIILTHITEFFGERYGKE, encoded by the coding sequence ATGATAAAAACTTATCCGCATAATATATTTAAGATATTGGCCGCAATAATACTTCTCGGGGTAATAGCGGCGGGATACATTTCATGGCAGCGATACAATGTAGAAGCTCATGCGACTACTGTTGAAATGGTTTATGATTATAACAACATTTTAGAAAGCGCGTCTGTCGAAAGTACATCTGCAGATGAGCTCTTTTCCCTGTATAAAAGAAGTGGCATTACATCATTGGCTGTATATGATGAAACGCCGAAAAAACTTGCGGATCATGGATATATTGCAGTATATCATGGCTCAGAGCTTATATTGCATATGTCTAATCCGCTTATTCGTGGAAATCGTATTTATATTGCATCTACGAATACTTCTGAGGGTATAGAATATTTTGACGAACTCAAAGGGCAATTGAAACGTCTTTTAAGAAAAGATGATTTTCATATTATTCATTTAAACAACGAAGAATTGCTTGAAATAAATGCCAACTATGAACGCTTTTTAAATATGCCGCTTGGTATATTTAAGACTACTGTAAAAAAGGTGGAACAAACCGGATTATACATAGTTCTTCGGCCGATGAGTGTTCCACATGCAACTCGTGAGGACATAGATCAATTTTTTAGTGTGGTTGATTCATCGGGAAAGATTAGTGCCATACTTTTCCAAGGAAAAGAAGCACTTGGTTACCCGGCACAATTGGAATATTTGTTGGGCGGACTCAAAGAGCGCCATTTACCTGTCGTTTTAATTGAAGCACAAAACCAACTCGGGTTTGAACGGCAGGACGGAACTTTAACATTGTCCAATAAAGACGGCTATAATACTGTTCGTTTATATGCGATGTCTAAAGATGAATTGATTAAACTGGATCCTAAAGAAGCCGCATCACGTTTCTATGTCAGTACCATAGAACGTAATGTCCGGATGAATTTATTCCCTTCATATAAGTTTGCTGCCAATGGAGAAACTTTATCAGAGACAAATGCGCGATATATACACGATGTGACAAACCGGTTGGAAAAACATGGGTTCAATATCGGAAAAGCTTCCGTGATGGAGCCTTATTTCCCATCACGGATACTCCGAGCTGCATCTATAGCTGGAGCAGCCTCTCTTTGCGTGGTAGCAATTCTTTTAATTGTACCTTTTTTAGTTAAGTATGCATGGCCTATAGAAGTCATAGTATTCCTATTCACGCAGACCTTATATTGGACTGGTTATGAGGCCATTCTTCGGCAAGCTCTTGCATTGGGATGTGCGGTTGGTACACCTGTTATCGTGATGTCTTTATTTATGGATTATTGCGTGCAGAAAAAACAAAGTGCTTTTAAAAATATCGGATGGGGACATTTATTTATTGAAGCTGTATTGCTGCTTTGGGGATGCGGAATATTATCCTTAATTGGAGCAATTTATATCAGCGGGATCTTAAGTGATATCCGATTCTTTTTGGAGATGAATATCTTTAGGGGCGTTAAGTTAACTTTTATACTGCCTCTTATTTGTGTTTCTCTTATTTATATTCAAAGATTCCCGTTTTTTGGCAAAGTAGTTGTAACTGATAAAGATTTCATCGGTTTTGTAAAGAAATTTTGCCAAATTGACATTAAATTAGGCGTATTGGCACTTATCAGCCTATTGGGGATTATCGGATTTATATTTATCGGGCGCAGCGGAAATAATGGGGCACCTGTACCTTCGTTTGAAATTTCATTAAGACGTTTTCTTGAAGATATTATGTATGCCCGCCCACGGGAAAAGGAATTCCTGTTCGGGCATCCAGCCATTTTAGCATCATTGGCTGCACTTTATCATCGGTGGCCACAAATTTTACATTATTTTTTAGTTATTGCGATAACAATCGGACAGGGATCCATGGTTGAAACATTTGCTCATATGAGAAGTCCTTTTATCTTAAGTCTAATTAGAGGTATTGATGGATTAGTCGCAGGAACAGCAGTAATGATTATCGTGTTAGCCGGACTCATTATTCTGACACATATAACCGAGTTTTTCGGAGAACGTTATGGAAAAGAATAA
- the ftsX gene encoding permease-like cell division protein FtsX produces MFSSLRYFWSEAFKSLFRNQFMAIASVLTVTVSMFILGGFLCVVLNINHMASYLENQVEMTVYLKEGLRTEQVMDVGAHLKKLPGIKEISFTNKDQAMADFKERMGNQSALLDSINGNPLPASYQVSFYSPDELKAAVDIAKTYSSVDAVQYGQDIIDQLYKIAQIIRISGIMLILFLAGAELFIISNTIRLTVFARRREIQIMKYVGATNGFIRWPFLFEGMIIGFIGSSIASLILWLGYNVILDEIAEAGLVFIPLISLWPFMMYVVLILMAAGILIGGSGSAISLRKYMKV; encoded by the coding sequence ATGTTTAGTTCTTTAAGATATTTTTGGAGTGAAGCTTTCAAGTCGTTGTTTCGCAATCAATTCATGGCGATTGCCTCTGTACTTACCGTAACTGTATCTATGTTCATACTGGGCGGTTTTCTTTGCGTAGTGTTAAATATCAACCACATGGCATCCTACCTTGAAAATCAGGTAGAAATGACTGTCTATTTAAAAGAAGGTCTCCGGACAGAACAGGTTATGGATGTCGGCGCCCATCTCAAAAAACTTCCCGGCATAAAAGAAATCAGTTTTACGAATAAAGATCAGGCCATGGCAGATTTTAAAGAGCGCATGGGAAATCAGTCCGCTTTGCTGGATTCTATCAACGGGAATCCGCTTCCCGCCTCTTACCAGGTGTCATTTTATTCTCCGGATGAATTAAAAGCGGCAGTAGATATCGCTAAAACTTATTCATCGGTTGATGCAGTCCAATATGGACAAGATATCATTGACCAACTTTACAAAATTGCACAAATTATCCGTATAAGCGGGATTATGCTTATTTTATTTCTTGCCGGGGCAGAGTTATTTATTATTTCCAATACGATCCGTTTAACAGTTTTCGCGCGGCGTCGTGAAATACAAATTATGAAATATGTGGGGGCAACAAATGGGTTTATTCGTTGGCCGTTCCTTTTTGAAGGAATGATTATCGGTTTTATCGGTTCAAGTATCGCTTCACTTATTTTGTGGCTCGGATATAATGTCATATTGGATGAAATTGCTGAAGCAGGTTTAGTCTTTATTCCTTTAATATCACTATGGCCATTTATGATGTATGTTGTACTTATTCTGATGGCCGCCGGAATTCTGATAGGTGGATCAGGAAGTGCGATTTCGTTGCGTAAATATATGAAGGTCTAA
- a CDS encoding transketolase family protein: MGKATRDAYGETLKRLGSTHPDIVVLDADLSESTKTSIFAKKFPDRFFDTGIAEENMIGIAAGLATTGKIPFASTFAVFGAGRAYEQIRNSICYPNLNVKIAVTHAGLTVGEDGATHQMLEDIALMRALPNMTVIVPADAAETEAAVRWAADYNGPVYIRMGRAKCDDIMDPKVIFSPGKSVVLKDGHDVAIVACGIMVSKALRAAESLEGKGVSARVINLSSIKPIDVKTIIKAAKDTGAILTCEEHTIMGGLGSAVAEVVCKNNPVPMGMVGTEDTFGESGKAEDLLEKYGLTVKHIEEEAIRLLERK; this comes from the coding sequence ATGGGTAAAGCGACACGTGATGCATATGGTGAAACTTTAAAAAGATTAGGAAGCACTCATCCTGATATCGTAGTTTTAGATGCGGATTTATCAGAGTCTACAAAAACATCCATATTTGCAAAAAAATTTCCTGATAGATTTTTTGATACAGGTATTGCCGAAGAAAATATGATTGGTATCGCTGCAGGCCTGGCAACGACAGGAAAGATTCCGTTTGCTTCCACCTTTGCCGTATTCGGTGCAGGCAGAGCCTACGAACAGATTAGAAATTCCATATGTTATCCGAATTTAAATGTAAAAATAGCTGTAACCCATGCCGGATTAACGGTGGGTGAAGATGGCGCTACACACCAGATGTTAGAAGATATAGCGCTAATGCGTGCATTGCCCAATATGACAGTTATAGTTCCGGCCGATGCCGCAGAAACAGAAGCGGCTGTAAGATGGGCAGCGGACTATAATGGGCCGGTATATATCCGTATGGGAAGAGCCAAATGTGATGATATCATGGATCCAAAGGTAATTTTTTCTCCCGGAAAGAGTGTTGTACTGAAAGACGGACATGATGTGGCTATCGTTGCTTGTGGGATTATGGTGTCTAAGGCACTTCGTGCTGCTGAAAGTTTAGAAGGAAAAGGGGTATCAGCCCGTGTAATTAATTTAAGCTCTATTAAGCCGATTGATGTCAAAACAATCATAAAAGCCGCGAAAGATACCGGTGCAATCCTTACTTGTGAAGAGCATACAATTATGGGGGGATTAGGAAGCGCAGTGGCGGAAGTGGTTTGCAAAAATAATCCGGTTCCAATGGGAATGGTTGGTACCGAAGATACTTTCGGTGAATCAGGAAAAGCAGAAGACCTTCTTGAAAAATATGGACTTACTGTTAAACATATTGAAGAAGAAGCTATTCGTCTCTTAGAGAGGAAATAA
- the csaB gene encoding polysaccharide pyruvyl transferase CsaB: MEKNNIVISGYYGFSNAGDEAMLFAVLRALHYDPKRMRITVISGNPRRTENTFRVHAVSRFDGYSILKSVYQSDLLISGGGSLLQDVTSWKSMMYYLSIIGMGIFFRKKVFLYSQGIGPVRYHWGRWILRTVMNHVDAITVRDSESKFFLEQLGVKNRIYYTADAVLSLSPVPHDIGREILRKNHIPTNKKLIGISIRRWMNTEVWTKQLKNYIIKINGKEEYNFVFIPMQFPEDYKTAKEFCDKIPHTFILSHSYGTEELMSLIGNLDLLIGIRLHALIFAALMHVPFIGISYDPKIDSFLQAVNEKAIFGLDDFDEDKLCVKSSRLLALPKAAYNWEAVDILRNKACETIKILEEVAQPRG, from the coding sequence ATGGAAAAGAATAATATTGTAATTTCCGGATACTATGGATTTAGCAATGCCGGAGATGAGGCCATGTTGTTTGCTGTTCTTCGTGCATTGCATTATGATCCAAAACGTATGCGAATCACTGTTATATCCGGTAATCCCAGACGTACAGAGAATACATTTCGCGTTCATGCGGTATCCCGCTTTGACGGATATTCGATTTTGAAAAGTGTTTATCAATCCGATTTGTTAATCAGCGGCGGCGGAAGCCTGCTTCAGGATGTGACAAGCTGGAAAAGCATGATGTATTACCTGAGTATTATAGGGATGGGAATATTTTTCCGAAAGAAAGTATTTCTTTACTCCCAAGGAATAGGACCGGTCAGATATCATTGGGGACGATGGATTTTGCGTACAGTAATGAACCATGTTGATGCTATAACCGTCCGTGATAGTGAGTCAAAATTTTTTTTGGAACAACTTGGTGTAAAAAACAGGATTTATTACACTGCGGATGCAGTCTTATCCCTATCTCCGGTACCGCATGATATAGGAAGAGAGATTTTAAGAAAGAATCATATTCCCACGAATAAAAAATTGATAGGCATTTCCATTCGGCGGTGGATGAATACTGAAGTATGGACGAAGCAACTAAAAAACTACATTATCAAAATAAACGGGAAAGAAGAATATAATTTTGTCTTCATTCCCATGCAGTTTCCGGAAGACTATAAAACAGCAAAAGAATTCTGTGATAAAATCCCACACACGTTCATCCTTTCCCATTCATATGGAACGGAGGAGTTAATGTCCCTTATTGGGAATTTGGATCTTCTTATTGGAATAAGGCTTCATGCCCTGATCTTTGCGGCTTTAATGCATGTTCCTTTTATTGGTATTTCCTATGATCCGAAAATAGATAGTTTCCTGCAGGCAGTCAATGAAAAAGCAATATTTGGATTAGATGATTTTGATGAAGACAAGTTGTGCGTAAAATCTTCCCGATTATTAGCTTTGCCTAAAGCGGCCTATAATTGGGAAGCTGTAGATATACTCAGAAATAAAGCATGCGAAACAATAAAAATCTTAGAAGAAGTTGCTCAACCAAGGGGGTAA